A stretch of the Macaca mulatta isolate MMU2019108-1 chromosome 14, T2T-MMU8v2.0, whole genome shotgun sequence genome encodes the following:
- the LOC106993426 gene encoding tripartite motif-containing protein 51 isoform X2 has protein sequence MNSGILQVFQRELTCPICMNYFIDPVTIDCGHSFCRPCFYLNWQDITVLAQCSKCKKTTWQRNLKTNIRLKNMASIARKASLRQFLTSEEQICGTHREIKKMFCEVDKSLLCLLCSNSQEHRDHKHCPVEWAAEEHREKLLKKMQSLWEKACENHRNLNMETTRTRCWKDYVSLRREAIRAEYQKMPAFLHEEEQHHLERLQKEGEDIFQQLNDSKARMEHSRELLRGMYEDLKEMCHKADVELLQAFEDILHRYESLLLQVPEPANPELSAGPITGLLDRLNGFRVDFTLQPERANSHIFLYGDLRSMNVGCDPQDDPHITAKSECFLVWGAQTFTSGKYYWEVHVGDSWNWAFGVCNNYWKEKRQNDKIDGEEGLFLLGCVKEDAHSSLFTTSPLVVQYVPRPTSRVGLFLDCEGRTMTFVDVDQSSLIYTIPNCSFSPPLRPVFCCSHF, from the exons ATGAATTCTGGAATCCTGCAAGTTTTCCAGAGGGAACTCACCTGCCCCATCTGCATGAACTACTTCATAGACCCAGTCACCATAGACTGTGGGCACAGCTTTTGCAGGCCCTGTTTCTACCTCAACTGGCAAGACATCACGGTTCTTGCTCAGTGCTCTAAATGCAAGAAGACAACATGGCAGAGAAACCTGAAAACTAACATTCGCTTGAAGAATATGGCTTCCATTGCCAGAAAAGCCAGTCTCAGGCAATTCCTTACCTCTGAGGAGCAGATATGTGGGACTCACAGAGAGATAAAGAAGATGTTCTGTGAAGTGGACAAGAGCCTGCTCTGTTTGCTGTGCTCCAACTCTCAGGAGCACCGAGACCACAAACACTGTCCCGTTGAGTGGGCTGCTGAGGAACACCGG GAGAAACTCCTGAAGAAAATGCAGTCTTTATGGGAAAAAGCTTGTGAAAATCACAGAAACCTGAACATGGAAACCACCAGAACCAGATGCTGGAAG GATTATGTGAGTTTAAGGAGAGAAGCAATCAGAGCTGAATATCAGAAGATGCCTGCATTTCTCCATGAAGAAGAGCAACATCACTTGGAGAGGCTGCAAAAGGAGGGCGAGGACATTTTTCAGCAACTCAATGACAGCAAAGCCAGAATGGAACATTCGAGGGAGCTTTTAAGAGGAATGTATGAGGATCTGAAGGAAATGTGCCATAAAGCAGATGTGGAGCTACTCCAG GCTTTTGAAGATATATTACACAG GTATGAGTCCCTGCTGCTGCAAGTGCCCGAGCCTGCGAATCCAGAGCTCAGTGCAGGGCCCATCACTGGACTGCTGGACAGGCTCAATGGATTCAGAG TTGATTTTACTCTGCAGCCTGAAAGAGCCAATAGTCATATCTTCCTGTATGGAGATTTGAGAAGCATGAATGTTGGATGTGACCCTCAGGATGATCCCCACATCACTGCAAAATCTGAATGTTTTCTTGTATGGGGTGCTCAGACTTTCACATCTGGCAAATATTATTGGGAGGTTCATGTGGGGGACTCTTGGAATTGGGCTTTTGGTGTCTGTAACAATTAttggaaagagaagagacagaatgATAAGATAGATGGAGAGGAGGGACTCTTTCTTCTTGGATGTGTTAAGGAGGACGCTCACAGCAGTCTCTTTACCACCTCCCCACTTGTGGTGCAATATGTTCCAAGACCTACCAGTCGGGTAGGATTATTCCTGGATTGTGAAGGTAGAACCATGACCTTTGTTGATGTTGATCAAAGTTCCCTGATATACACCATCCCTAATTGCTCCTTCTCACCTCCTCTCAGGCCTGTCTTTTGCTGTAGTCACTTCTGA
- the LOC106993426 gene encoding tripartite motif-containing protein 51 isoform X1 yields MTCCSFFLRNMNSGILQVFQRELTCPICMNYFIDPVTIDCGHSFCRPCFYLNWQDITVLAQCSKCKKTTWQRNLKTNIRLKNMASIARKASLRQFLTSEEQICGTHREIKKMFCEVDKSLLCLLCSNSQEHRDHKHCPVEWAAEEHREKLLKKMQSLWEKACENHRNLNMETTRTRCWKDYVSLRREAIRAEYQKMPAFLHEEEQHHLERLQKEGEDIFQQLNDSKARMEHSRELLRGMYEDLKEMCHKADVELLQAFEDILHRYESLLLQVPEPANPELSAGPITGLLDRLNGFRVDFTLQPERANSHIFLYGDLRSMNVGCDPQDDPHITAKSECFLVWGAQTFTSGKYYWEVHVGDSWNWAFGVCNNYWKEKRQNDKIDGEEGLFLLGCVKEDAHSSLFTTSPLVVQYVPRPTSRVGLFLDCEGRTMTFVDVDQSSLIYTIPNCSFSPPLRPVFCCSHF; encoded by the exons ATGACGTGCTGCTCTTTCTTCCTCAGAAACATGAATTCTGGAATCCTGCAAGTTTTCCAGAGGGAACTCACCTGCCCCATCTGCATGAACTACTTCATAGACCCAGTCACCATAGACTGTGGGCACAGCTTTTGCAGGCCCTGTTTCTACCTCAACTGGCAAGACATCACGGTTCTTGCTCAGTGCTCTAAATGCAAGAAGACAACATGGCAGAGAAACCTGAAAACTAACATTCGCTTGAAGAATATGGCTTCCATTGCCAGAAAAGCCAGTCTCAGGCAATTCCTTACCTCTGAGGAGCAGATATGTGGGACTCACAGAGAGATAAAGAAGATGTTCTGTGAAGTGGACAAGAGCCTGCTCTGTTTGCTGTGCTCCAACTCTCAGGAGCACCGAGACCACAAACACTGTCCCGTTGAGTGGGCTGCTGAGGAACACCGG GAGAAACTCCTGAAGAAAATGCAGTCTTTATGGGAAAAAGCTTGTGAAAATCACAGAAACCTGAACATGGAAACCACCAGAACCAGATGCTGGAAG GATTATGTGAGTTTAAGGAGAGAAGCAATCAGAGCTGAATATCAGAAGATGCCTGCATTTCTCCATGAAGAAGAGCAACATCACTTGGAGAGGCTGCAAAAGGAGGGCGAGGACATTTTTCAGCAACTCAATGACAGCAAAGCCAGAATGGAACATTCGAGGGAGCTTTTAAGAGGAATGTATGAGGATCTGAAGGAAATGTGCCATAAAGCAGATGTGGAGCTACTCCAG GCTTTTGAAGATATATTACACAG GTATGAGTCCCTGCTGCTGCAAGTGCCCGAGCCTGCGAATCCAGAGCTCAGTGCAGGGCCCATCACTGGACTGCTGGACAGGCTCAATGGATTCAGAG TTGATTTTACTCTGCAGCCTGAAAGAGCCAATAGTCATATCTTCCTGTATGGAGATTTGAGAAGCATGAATGTTGGATGTGACCCTCAGGATGATCCCCACATCACTGCAAAATCTGAATGTTTTCTTGTATGGGGTGCTCAGACTTTCACATCTGGCAAATATTATTGGGAGGTTCATGTGGGGGACTCTTGGAATTGGGCTTTTGGTGTCTGTAACAATTAttggaaagagaagagacagaatgATAAGATAGATGGAGAGGAGGGACTCTTTCTTCTTGGATGTGTTAAGGAGGACGCTCACAGCAGTCTCTTTACCACCTCCCCACTTGTGGTGCAATATGTTCCAAGACCTACCAGTCGGGTAGGATTATTCCTGGATTGTGAAGGTAGAACCATGACCTTTGTTGATGTTGATCAAAGTTCCCTGATATACACCATCCCTAATTGCTCCTTCTCACCTCCTCTCAGGCCTGTCTTTTGCTGTAGTCACTTCTGA